The Anabaena sp. WA102 genome contains a region encoding:
- a CDS encoding FKBP-type peptidyl-prolyl cis-trans isomerase gives MKGIFLSVVLMLVCVGVLVFTQISGQKDAAIGNSSPAQPTTTVTQENNTPIKSNTMSEANAVTTASGLKYIELQEGTGATPQTGQTVEVHYVGTLENGTKFDSSRDRGKPFSFKIGTGQVIKGWDEGLSTMKVGGRRQLIIPSELGYGARGAGGVIPPNSTLIFDVELISVK, from the coding sequence TTGAAAGGAATTTTCCTCAGCGTGGTGTTAATGCTGGTATGTGTTGGCGTTTTAGTATTTACCCAAATTAGCGGTCAAAAAGATGCGGCGATCGGTAATTCATCCCCAGCACAACCAACCACCACTGTCACGCAAGAAAACAATACGCCAATAAAGAGCAATACTATGTCTGAAGCAAATGCTGTTACTACCGCCTCTGGATTAAAATATATTGAACTACAAGAGGGAACGGGCGCAACTCCCCAAACTGGACAAACCGTTGAGGTTCACTACGTCGGTACATTAGAAAATGGGACTAAATTTGATAGTTCGCGCGATCGCGGTAAACCCTTTAGCTTTAAAATTGGCACAGGACAAGTAATTAAAGGTTGGGACGAAGGACTCAGCACCATGAAAGTAGGTGGCCGTCGTCAACTAATTATCCCCTCAGAACTAGGTTATGGTGCGCGTGGTGCTGGTGGCGTTATTCCCCCCAACTCTACTTTGATTTTTGACGTAGAACTAATCAGCGTTAAATAG
- a CDS encoding phasin family protein, with amino-acid sequence MDSNNWLQQLMMLGIGTTSLVADKLKEVSDELVKDGKLNPEQAKAVMDDLVHQLQSEQGNWDEQMQRQMRNMMQDLGVARQSEVDELRGRIDRLERQVRDLENKLWR; translated from the coding sequence ATGGATAGTAACAATTGGTTGCAACAGCTAATGATGTTGGGTATTGGCACAACTTCTTTAGTTGCAGACAAACTCAAAGAAGTGAGTGATGAACTGGTAAAAGACGGTAAACTCAATCCTGAGCAAGCAAAGGCAGTCATGGATGATCTTGTACATCAGTTACAGTCAGAACAAGGCAACTGGGACGAGCAAATGCAGCGACAAATGCGAAACATGATGCAGGATTTGGGAGTCGCCCGTCAGTCAGAAGTAGACGAATTACGGGGGAGAATAGACCGTTTAGAGCGTCAAGTCCGGGATTTAGAAAATAAGCTATGGCGCTAA
- a CDS encoding methylmalonic aciduria and homocystinuria type D protein: MVYYPQVCISDPSCPIHLVGKTGQAVEISIHTPSPYICANCEQILPDWKQQQFLWVVVVLQQSQYPLEEMTIETEQEKEKLREKFMRFGCDVAFNLRDRGYLTDLIDPRTGYPLLSHSGLVPHDDTAVAQALLKYPAIQNKCHVLVHPQWGTAVYPSVMLSEAPPEIIESVTKAIAPMHGWIQV, from the coding sequence GTGGTGTATTATCCCCAAGTTTGTATTTCTGACCCTAGCTGTCCGATTCATTTAGTTGGCAAAACAGGACAAGCTGTAGAGATTTCTATTCATACTCCCAGTCCATATATCTGTGCCAACTGCGAACAGATATTACCCGATTGGAAACAACAACAGTTTTTGTGGGTGGTGGTTGTCTTGCAGCAATCACAATATCCGTTAGAAGAAATGACTATAGAAACAGAACAAGAAAAAGAGAAACTGCGAGAAAAATTTATGCGTTTTGGTTGCGATGTGGCATTTAATTTGCGCGATCGCGGATATTTAACAGACCTCATAGATCCCCGCACAGGTTATCCATTACTATCTCATTCTGGCCTAGTTCCCCATGATGACACAGCAGTAGCCCAAGCCTTACTTAAATATCCCGCCATTCAAAATAAATGCCATGTCCTTGTCCATCCCCAATGGGGAACCGCCGTTTATCCCAGTGTCATGCTTTCAGAAGCACCTCCAGAAATAATTGAGTCAGTCACTAAAGCGATCGCACCAATGCACGGATGGATACAGGTGTAA